In Raphanus sativus cultivar WK10039 chromosome 5, ASM80110v3, whole genome shotgun sequence, the following proteins share a genomic window:
- the LOC108856886 gene encoding ubiquitin-like protein ATG12B — translation MATESPSSVRKIVVHLRATGGAPILKRDKFKISGTDKFAKVIDFLGRQLHSDSLFVYVNSAFSPNPDESVIDLYNNFGIDGKLVVNYACSMAWG, via the exons ATGGCGACGGAGTCGCCGAGTTCCGTTCGGAAAA tcGTTGTTCATCTAAGAGCTACTGGCGGTGCTCCAATACTGAAACGAGATAAGTTCAAG ATTTCAGGGACGGATAAGTTTGCTAAAGTGATTGACTTTCTAGGAAGGCAGCTTCACTCTGACTCATTG TTTGTGTATGTAAACAGTGCTTTCTCGCCAAACCCTGATGAATCAGTAATTGATCTATACAAT aaCTTTGGGATAGATGGGAAACTGGTGGTGAACTATGCTTGTTCCATGGCATGGGGATAA
- the LOC108857036 gene encoding protein BIG GRAIN 1-like A: MEITWEKPRVSSSRHHHYRQPSFSSTLLDQIYRSIDDSPPLESTRKKKHHNNTSLHHEERDTSDNKLVFHRRSIAADFERSRRTTTATTSSVFLRYSNSSSSDSSGFSSSESDSFYLRSKPSASPPPPHTTRQPKPIRTSLVAEKPSSKQELGGFLRTKSKALKIYTDLKKVKQPLSPGGRLATFLNSLFTNAASNHKKLKKINTTVSSSAEQPPPQSSSSTTCSSTSSFSRSCLSKTPSSSGKSKRSVRFCPVNVILDEDSSIHIPYGYGNNLHGNNVVDRHVMEEENRRVIEAAKDLIRTYQKNKAVTTCDNNVQEEDDDDAASYASSDLFELENLSAIGIERYREELPVYETTRLDNTNRAIATSLIV, from the coding sequence ATGGAGATAACTTGGGAGAAGCCACGAGTTTCATCTTCTAGACATCATCACTACCGTCAACCTTCCTTCTCCTCCACTCTCCTCGACCAAATCTACCGCTCCATCGACGACTCCCCTCCCCTAGAATCCACTAGAAAGAAGAAGCACCATAACAACACATCTCTCCACCACGAGGAACGTGATACTTCAGACAACAAACTCGTCTTTCACCGCCGCTCCATCGCCGCCGACTTCGAGAGATCCCGGAGAACAACCACCGCCACAACCTCCTCCGTTTTCCTCAGATATTCCAACTCAAGCTCCTCAGACTCAAGCGGGTTCTCCTCCTCCGAGTCAGACTCCTTCTACCTACGCTCCAAACCTTCTgcctctcctcctccaccacacACTACTCGTCAACCAAAGCCGATCCGAACCTCCCTCGTCGCCGAGAAACCTAGCAGCAAACAAGAGCTCGGCGGCTTCTTGAGAACCAAGTCAAAGGCCTTAAAGATCTACACCGACTTGAAAAAAGTGAAGCAGCCTCTCTCTCCCGGAGGACGCCTCGCCACTTTCCTCAACTCTCTCTTCACCAACGCGGCCAGCAACCACAAGAagctaaaaaaaatcaacaccaCCGTCTCTTCCTCAGCGGAGCAGCCGCCACCACAGTCTTCCTCCAGCACCACGTGCTCCTCCACGTCCTCTTTCTCCAGGTCTTGCCTAAGCAAAACTCCATCCTCCAGCGGGAAATCCAAAAGATCCGTGAGGTTCTGTCCAGTGAACGTTATCCTCGACGAAGACTCCTCCATCCACATCCCTTACGGTTATGGTAATAATCTGCATGGAAACAACGTCGTCGACCGTCACGTCATGGAGGAGGAGAACCGACGCGTTATCGAAGCGGCCAAGGATCTTATTAGGACGTACCAGAAGAACAAGGCCGTGACAACGTGCGACAACAACGTtcaagaagaagacgatgatgatGCTGCGAGTTACGCAAGCTCTGATCTGTTTGAGTTGGAGAATCTTTCGGCTATTGGGATCGAGAGGTATCGAGAAGAGTTGCCTGTCTACGAGACCACTCGTTTGGATAATACGAATCGAGCTATTGCTACAAGTTTAATTGTATAA
- the LOC108860088 gene encoding uncharacterized protein LOC108860088, with product MEVNGGEDQYEEASEWFVKYLNRQGDWLEKTRGNLMVAATVIAGMSFQVMVNPPGGVWQSDICSSGDQTGTAPVCKAKAGTSVLEHDSSKRGLYLGMVISSTVSFSASMSLILLVISGLRLRNRMIMAILVTFMVLAVLCISAAFFFAVALVQYDDDKIIYILMVYVGFWVVFPVIILVSQLVRFLGWLICFICCCCCPRRRRSPRGLLPMTPSPAR from the exons ATGGAAGTTAACGGTGGAGAAGATCAATACGAAGAAGCATCAGAGTGGTTTGTAAAGTATTTAAATCGTCAAGGTGATTGGTTAGAAAAGACACGAGGAAATCTTATGGTTGCAGCGACAGTTATAGCTGGTATGAGTTTCCAAGTTATGGTTAATCCTCCTGGTGGTGTATGGCAGAGTGATATTTGTTCTTCCGGTGATCAAACCGGTACCGCACCGGTTTGTAAGGCAAAAGCGGGAACTTCGGTATTGGAGCACGACAGTTCGAAACGTGGGCTCTATCTTGGAATGGTTATTAGCAGTACAGTTTCGTTTTCTGCCTCCATGAGCCTCATTCTACTTGTCATCAGTGGATTACGGCTCAG GAACCGGATGATAATGGCGATCCTTGTGACATTTATGGTACTAGCGGTTCTCTGCATATCGGCGGCGTTTTTCTTCGCTGTCGCATTGGTTCAGTATGACGAtgataaaatcatatatatactaATGGTTTATGTGGGATTTTGGGTCGTGTTTCCTGTTATAATACTTGTAAGCCAACTAGTTCGGTTTTTAGGTTGGCTTATTTGTTTcatatgttgttgttgttgtccaCGTCGACGGCGGTCCCCTCGAGGGCTGCTGCCAATGACTCCATCTCCCGCCCGTTAA
- the LOC108856884 gene encoding formin-like protein 20 codes for MGFLKIVAMILSFHAFFLLAQSQQQQDQSQSQSSPPPPSFWEPRSPPLESANTPPIPQSTVGIMSPPPPPPPSPSPPPPPPPPSPSPPPPPPIQKSPPPSPNALASPPRHSHHRNRPRRLRPPPPPPPARTFKQSGGLNTGKTVGLVFAGIAAMLQICVVAFLLFKRNQLLRMTHTY; via the coding sequence ATGGGGTTTTTGAAGATAGTGGCCATGATTCTCAGTTTCCATGCCTTCTTCCTCCTTGCTcaatcacaacaacaacaagatcaATCTCAATCCCAATCCTCTCCTCCTCCGCCTTCATTTTGGGAGCCGCGATCTCCGCCCCTCGAATCTGCCAACACGCCACCGATTCCTCAATCCACCGTCGGCATTATgtctcctcctccgccaccaCCACCCTCACCAtcacctcctcctccgccgccacCACCGTCTCcatcacctcctcctcctccgccgatTCAAAAATCCCCTCCTCCTTCTCCGAATGCGCTAGCTTCTCCTCCTCGGCACTCTCATCATAGAAACAGACCACGGAGGTTACggcctccacctcctcctccgcctGCACGGACCTTCAAGCAGTCAGGAGGGTTAAACACGGGGAAAACGGTTGGTCTGGTGTTCGCTGGGATCGCAGCAATGCTGCAGATCTGCGTCGTTGCCTTCTTGCTTTTCAAGAGAAATCAGCTCTTAAGGATGACTCATACTTACTGA
- the LOC108805181 gene encoding dihydrolipoyllysine-residue acetyltransferase component 2 of pyruvate dehydrogenase complex, mitochondrial — translation MVYASRIIISHSKKLKHVSTLLLRREHAVAVRGFSNTTHPSSLSGREDMLKARMNYSQVERLSKCSATNVPMPSGISAMSTRPMTGPTFFTSSQMRSVRGFSSSSDLPPHQEIGMPSLSPTMTEGNIARWLKKEGDKVAPGEVLCEVETDKATVEMECMEEGYLAKIVKEEGAKEIQVGEVIAITVEDEEDIQKFKDYTPSSGAPPAAPEEKPAPSPPKEEKVEKPASAPEAKTSKPSSAPSEDRIFASPLAKKLAEDSNVPLSSIKGTGPEGRIVKADVEEFLASRGKETTAKPSKATGSKAPALDYVDIPHTQIRKVTASRLAFSKQTIPHYYLTVDTCVDKLMGLRSQLNAFQEASGGKRISVNDLVIKAAALALRKVPQCNSSWTDEYIRQFSNVNINVAVQTENGLYVPVVKDADKKGLSTIGEEVRFLAQKAKENSLKPEDYEGGTFTVSNLGGPFGIKQFCAVINPPQAAILAIGSAEKRVVASSGPDQFNVASYMSVTLSCDHRVIDGAIGAEWLKAFKGYIETPESMLL, via the exons ATGGTTTACGCATCCCGTATCATCATCAGCCATTCCAAGAAG CTGAAACATGTTTCCACTTTACTACTACGACGTGAGCATGCTGTGGCAGTCCGTGGTTTCTCCAACACCACCCACCCATCCTCTCTCTCTGGAAGAGAAG ataTGCTCAAGGCTCGCATGAATTATTCCCAGGTAGAGAGACTTTCGAAATGTAGTGCCACCAAT GTACCAATGCCTAGTGGTATTTCGGCAATGAGCACAAGACCAATGACAGGACCAACATTCTTTACAAG CTCCCAGATGCGATCAGTAAGAGGATTTTCATCCAGTTCAG ATCTTCCACCTCATCAAGAGATCGGAATGCCTTCTCTTTCCCCAACAATGACTGAG GGTAACATTGCTAGATGGCTGAAGAAAGAAGGTGATAAAGTTGCTCCTGGTGAAGTCCTTTGTGAAGTTGAAACT GACAAAGCAACCGTCGAAATGGAATGCATGGAAGAGGGTTATCTTGCCAAGATAGTGAAGGAGGAAGGTGCAAAGGAAATTCAAGTTGGTGAG GTGATTGCTATCACagttgaagatgaagaagatattCAAAAGTTCAAAGATTACACTCCCTCCTCTGGTGCTCCTCCTGCTGCTCCTGAAGAAAAACCAGCCCCATCCCCACCAAAGGAAGAGAAGGTCGAGAAGCCAGCCAGTGCTCCTGAAGCCAAGACTTCCAAGCCAAGCTCTGCTCCTTCAGAAGATCGTATTTTTGCTAGTCCTCTTGCCAAAAAGTTGGCTGAAGATAGTAAT GTACCTCTCTCAAGCATCAAAGGCACGGGTCCTGAAGGACGAATAGTGAAGGCTGATGTCGAAGAGTTCTTAG CTTCACGCGGTAAAGAAACTACTGCCAAACCTTCCAAGGCCACTGGTTCTAAGGCTCCAGCTTTGGACTATGTTGATATCCCTCACACTCAGATCCGAAAG GTCACAGCCTCGCGTTTGGCATTCTCAAAGCAAACGATTCCTCACTACTACCTGACCGTGGATACATGTGTGGACAAACTGATGGG TCTTAGGAGCCAACTGAATGCATTCCAAGAGGCGTCTGGTGGTAAACGGATATCTGTTAACGACCTTGTTATTAAG GCTGCTGCATTGGCTCTTAGGAAAGTTCCTCAGTGCAATAGTTCATGGACAGACGAATACATTCGCCA ATTTAGCAATGTGAACATTAACGTGGCAGTACAAACAGAAAACGGGCTTTACGTTCCTGTTGTCAAG GACGCTGACAAGAAAGGGCTGTCTACAATTGGAGAAGAGGTTAGATTCTTGGCTCAGAAAGCTAAAGAAAACAGCTTGAAGCCTGAGGATTATGAG GGAGGAACATTCACTGTCTCCAACTTGGGAGGACCTTTTGGCATCAAACAGTTCTGTGCAGTCATCAATCCACCTCAAGCCGCTATTCTAGCAATCGGATCAG CTGAAAAGAGAGTTGTTGCTAGTAGTGGACCTGACCAGTTCAACGTGGCTTCGTACATGTCTGTAACACTTAGCTGTGACCACCGCGTAATAGACG GTGCGATTGGAGCTGAATGGTTGAAAGCATTCAAGGGCTACATCGAGACCCCAGAATCTATGTTGCTCTAA
- the LOC108856883 gene encoding growth-regulating factor 5-like, whose product MMSLSGNGGRTIERPPFTPTQWQELESQALIYKYMVSGVPVPPELIFSIRRSLDSSLVSRLLPHQSLGWGCYQMGFGRKPDPEPGRCRRTDGKKWRCSREAYPDSKYCEKHMHRGRNRARKSIDQNQTTAPLTSPSLSFPNNNNPSPTLSSSSASTYSATSSSPSIDAFSNINRSGVGSSISRGYFNNHSLDYPYPLSSPKQQQQQQTLHHASALSLHQNTSTASQFNVLASSTDHKDFRYFQGIGERVGVGVGVGVGVGERTFFPEASRSYQDSPYHHQQPLATVMNDPYHCSTDHKVDHHHSYSSASSSSQHQHDQDHEHRQQQQQCFVMGADMFNKPTRTVFSNTSRQDQEEEEKDSSETKKSLHHFFGEDWAQNKNSSDSWLDLSSHSRLDPGS is encoded by the exons aTGATGAGTCTAAGTGGAAATGGTGGGAGAACAATAGAGAGGCCTCCATTTACACCAACACAATGGCAAGAACTGGAGAGTCAAGCCCTAATTTACAAGTACATGGTCTCAGGGGTTCCTGTCCCACCTGAGCTCATCTTCTCCATTAGAAGAAGCTTGGACTCTTCCTTGGTCTCTAGACTCCTCCCTCACCAATCTC TTGGCTGGGGATGCTATCAGATGGGATTTGGTAGAAAACCAGATCCAGAACCAGGAAGGTGCAGAAGAACAGATGGTAAGAAATGGAGATGCTCAAGAGAAGCATACCCAGATTCAAAGTACTGTGAAAAACACATGCACAGAGGAAGGAACCGTGCCAGGAAATCTATTGATCAGAATCAGACAACTGCTCCTTTAACAtcaccatctctctctttccccaacaacaacaacccaAGCCCtaccttgtcttcttcttctgcctCTACTTATTCTGCtacttcttcatctccttctaTTGATGCTTTCAGTAATATCAATAGGTCTGGTGTTGGTAGTAGCATCAGCAGAGGTTACTTCAACAACCATTCCCTTGACTATCCTTATCCTTTGTCCTCACCtaaacaacaacagcaacaacagaCTCTTCATCATGCTTCTGCTTTGTCACTTCACCAAAACACATCTACTGCTTCTCAGTTCAATGTCTTAGCCTCTTCAACTGACCATAAAGACTTCAg aTACTTTCAAGGGATTGGGGAGAGAGTTGGAGTTGGAGTTGGAGTTGGAGTTGGAGTTGGGGAGCGAACATTTTTTCCAGAAGCTTCTAGAAGCTATCAAGATTCTCCATACCATCACCAACAGCCGTTGGCAACAGTAATGAATGACCCGTACCACTGTAGTACTGATCATAAGGTTGATCATCATCACTCATACTCATCCGCATCATCATCGTCTCAACATCAACATGATCAAGATCATGAGCATCGACAACAACAGCAGCAATGTTTCGTTATGGGCGCTGACATGTTCAACAAACCCACAAGAACTGTCTTCTCAAACACATCGAGACAAGatcaagaagaggaggagaaagaTTCATCTGAAACCAAGAAGTCTCTACATCATTTCTTTGGTGAGGACTGGGCACAGAACAAGAACAGTTCAGATTCTTGGCTTGATCTTTCTTCCCATTCAAGACTCGACCCTG GTAGTTGA